The following proteins are co-located in the Microcystis wesenbergii NRERC-220 genome:
- a CDS encoding class II glutamine amidotransferase: protein MCQLLGMNCNVPTDICFSFEGFCARGGKTDEHRDGWGIAFFEGLGCRTFIDVKPSIASPIAELIKNYPIHSTNVIAHIRKATQGEIKLENCHPFRRELWGKYWVFAHNGNLENFSPAAGDFYQPVGDTDSERAFCLILNTLRETFPQGKPSLEQLYPVLKTITNSIACQGIFNYLLSDGEHFFAHCSTKLSYIIRQYPFAAAHLIDEDVSVDFQALARLGDQVAIIATTPLTDNEVWTPINAGELLVFQEGAAILS, encoded by the coding sequence ATGTGTCAACTTTTAGGCATGAATTGTAATGTCCCCACGGATATCTGTTTTTCCTTCGAGGGATTTTGTGCGCGGGGAGGAAAAACCGACGAACATCGAGACGGTTGGGGAATTGCCTTTTTTGAAGGTTTAGGTTGTCGAACTTTTATTGATGTTAAACCCTCGATCGCTTCTCCGATTGCGGAATTAATTAAAAACTATCCCATCCATTCTACCAATGTTATCGCCCATATTCGCAAAGCCACCCAAGGAGAAATTAAACTAGAAAACTGTCATCCTTTTCGGCGGGAATTGTGGGGAAAATATTGGGTTTTTGCCCATAATGGTAATTTAGAAAATTTCTCACCGGCTGCGGGAGATTTTTATCAACCGGTTGGGGACACAGATTCGGAAAGAGCTTTCTGTTTAATTCTTAATACCCTGCGAGAGACTTTTCCCCAGGGCAAACCTTCCCTAGAACAACTCTATCCAGTCCTAAAAACTATCACAAACTCTATCGCTTGTCAAGGTATTTTTAATTATCTTTTATCCGATGGTGAACACTTTTTTGCCCATTGTTCAACTAAATTAAGCTATATAATCCGGCAATATCCTTTTGCCGCTGCTCATTTAATTGATGAAGATGTGAGCGTTGACTTTCAAGCTTTAGCTCGTCTGGGCGATCAAGTGGCAATTATTGCCACTACACCCTTAACTGATAATGAAGTTTGGACACCGATTAATGCAGGAGAATTATTAGTTTTTCAGGAGGGCGCAGCAATTTTAAGTTAA
- a CDS encoding ABC transporter ATP-binding protein: protein MILELQQVNLAIRRGSAYLLEDITFSIKQGEKLAIVGASGAGKTTLLRLLNRLQEPSTGNIYFQGKSIKEIPVISLRQQIVLLLQESKLLGMTVRDALAYPLQLKKLNPAEINQRIDRWTSLLKIPEQWFERGELELSLGQRQLVAITRALLLEPSILLLDEPTSALDTGTASRLLEVLNNQSSMTIIMVNHQLDFLEEFAERVIYLEAGKIGSDCLANQLDWLGLKTQLIDLEKSRQSDHW from the coding sequence TTGATTTTAGAACTACAGCAAGTAAATTTAGCTATCCGACGGGGCAGTGCTTATCTGTTAGAAGATATTACTTTTAGCATCAAGCAAGGAGAAAAGTTAGCTATTGTCGGAGCATCTGGGGCAGGAAAAACCACTCTTTTGCGATTGTTAAATCGTTTGCAGGAACCAAGCACGGGAAATATTTATTTTCAAGGTAAATCGATTAAGGAAATACCGGTTATTTCCCTGCGACAACAGATAGTTTTATTGCTACAAGAGTCGAAGTTATTAGGGATGACTGTTCGAGATGCTCTCGCTTATCCTCTGCAATTAAAAAAACTTAACCCTGCTGAAATTAATCAGAGAATTGACCGTTGGACATCCCTATTAAAAATTCCTGAACAGTGGTTTGAGCGCGGGGAGTTAGAATTATCTTTAGGACAAAGACAATTAGTAGCAATTACCAGAGCCTTGCTGTTAGAGCCGAGCATACTGTTATTAGATGAACCCACCTCTGCTCTAGATACAGGCACGGCCAGCAGGTTATTAGAAGTATTAAATAATCAAAGTTCAATGACGATAATTATGGTCAATCATCAACTGGATTTTTTAGAGGAATTTGCCGAGCGAGTCATTTATCTAGAAGCGGGGAAAATTGGCTCAGATTGCCTCGCCAATCAATTAGATTGGTTAGGGCTAAAAACTCAGTTAATTGACTTAGAAAAATCTCGACAAAGTGACCACTGGTAA
- a CDS encoding Uma2 family endonuclease encodes MVSQVNKTEIIYPESDGKPMADNTKQFNWIVTIKQNIDWLYIDDPQVFVAGDLLWYPVQGQPKIADAPDTMVVFGRPKGDRGSYKQWQEDNLAPQVVFEILSPSNTSIEMAKKLLFYDRYGVQEYYVYDPDDNSLEAWQRIGDSLDSVSEVNNWVSPRLGIRFDLTDELKIYRPDGTQFLSYSEINQLLEQEKQRAENERQRAEQANQQLVEMEAKLQKYRQLFGELPN; translated from the coding sequence ATGGTTAGTCAAGTTAACAAAACCGAGATTATCTATCCTGAGAGCGACGGTAAACCGATGGCAGATAATACTAAACAATTTAACTGGATAGTGACGATTAAGCAGAATATCGACTGGTTATATATCGATGATCCCCAGGTATTTGTAGCGGGGGATCTGTTGTGGTATCCCGTGCAAGGCCAGCCGAAAATTGCCGATGCTCCTGATACGATGGTAGTATTTGGCAGACCGAAAGGGGATCGAGGTTCCTATAAACAATGGCAAGAAGATAATCTTGCTCCTCAAGTCGTCTTTGAGATTCTTTCTCCCAGTAATACCTCCATCGAAATGGCCAAAAAATTGCTATTTTATGATCGCTATGGAGTCCAAGAATACTACGTCTATGATCCCGATGATAATAGTCTAGAAGCTTGGCAGCGAATTGGTGACAGTTTAGACAGTGTTAGTGAGGTTAATAATTGGGTGAGTCCCCGTTTAGGCATTCGTTTTGACTTAACCGACGAGTTAAAAATTTATCGTCCTGATGGTACTCAATTTTTGTCCTACAGCGAAATTAATCAACTACTGGAGCAGGAAAAGCAACGGGCTGAAAATGAACGCCAACGGGCTGAACAGGCTAATCAGCAGTTAGTAGAAATGGAGGCAAAACTGCAAAAATATCGTCAACTTTTTGGGGAATTACCTAACTAA
- the psaC gene encoding photosystem I iron-sulfur center protein PsaC → MSHSVKIYDTCIGCTQCVRACPLDVLEMVPWDGCKAAQIASSPRTEDCVGCKRCETACPTDFLSIRVYLGAETTRSMGLAY, encoded by the coding sequence ATGTCTCATAGCGTTAAAATTTACGATACCTGTATCGGTTGCACCCAATGCGTTCGGGCTTGTCCCCTCGACGTGCTGGAAATGGTTCCCTGGGATGGCTGTAAAGCTGCCCAGATTGCCTCTTCCCCCCGCACGGAAGACTGTGTTGGTTGTAAGCGTTGCGAAACCGCTTGTCCGACGGATTTCTTGAGCATTCGGGTTTATCTCGGAGCAGAAACCACCCGCAGCATGGGTCTAGCCTACTAG
- the acs gene encoding acetate--CoA ligase, with protein sequence MTEIAIESILQENRLFPPSAEFSQNATIKSLEEYQQLYAKAKADPPAFWAQLAEKELHWFEKWSEILDWQPPFAKWFVNGKINICYNCIDRHLTTWRRNKAAIIWEGEPGDSRTITYEQLHREVCQFANALKELGVKKGDVVGIYMPMIPEAAIAMLACARIGAPHSVVFGGFSADALRDRLNDAAAKVVITADGGFRKDKVVALKEQVDLALADNSAPSVEKVLVVQRSKEAINMVADRDYWWHDLQKQVSANCPAEPMDSEDMLFILYTSGSTGKPKGVVHTTGGYNLYTHVTSKWIFDLKDTDVYWCTADVGWITGHSYIVYGPLSNGATTVMYEGVPRPSNLGCFWDVIEKYRVNIFYTAPTAIRAFIKMGEDIPNSRDLSSLRLLGTVGEPINPEAWMWYHRVIGKEKCPIVDTWWQTETGGIMITPLPGAIATKPGSATLPFPGIMAEVVDLEGNPTQANEGGYLVVKHPWPGMMRTVYKNPDRFRNTYWEHIAPKDGQYLYFAGDGSRQDEDGYFWVMGRVDDVMSVSGHRLGTMEIESALVSHPAVAEAAVVGRPDEIKGEEVYAFVTLEGHYEASPELAQALKDHVVKEIGIIARPGEIRFTDVLPKTRSGKIMRRLLRTLASGQEISGDTSTLEDRSVLDKLRQGA encoded by the coding sequence ATGACAGAAATAGCGATCGAATCGATCCTACAGGAAAATCGGCTGTTTCCTCCCAGTGCCGAATTTTCCCAGAATGCCACCATTAAAAGCCTTGAAGAATACCAGCAACTCTACGCCAAAGCCAAGGCCGATCCCCCAGCTTTTTGGGCCCAATTAGCCGAAAAAGAATTACATTGGTTTGAAAAATGGTCAGAGATTCTTGACTGGCAGCCCCCCTTTGCTAAATGGTTCGTCAACGGCAAGATTAATATTTGTTACAACTGTATTGACAGACATCTCACCACATGGAGACGCAATAAAGCCGCCATCATCTGGGAAGGAGAACCGGGAGACAGCCGCACCATTACCTACGAACAGCTACACCGAGAAGTCTGTCAATTTGCCAACGCTTTAAAAGAATTAGGCGTTAAAAAAGGCGATGTGGTCGGAATTTATATGCCGATGATTCCCGAGGCGGCCATCGCTATGTTAGCCTGTGCCAGAATTGGTGCGCCCCACAGTGTAGTTTTTGGGGGATTTAGTGCCGATGCTTTGCGCGATCGTCTTAATGATGCGGCCGCTAAGGTGGTAATCACTGCCGATGGTGGTTTCCGCAAGGATAAAGTCGTTGCCCTCAAGGAACAGGTAGATCTGGCTCTAGCCGATAATAGCGCCCCCAGTGTGGAAAAAGTTCTCGTTGTTCAGCGCAGCAAGGAAGCAATCAATATGGTTGCCGATCGCGATTACTGGTGGCATGATCTACAAAAACAGGTATCTGCTAATTGTCCGGCCGAACCCATGGATAGCGAAGATATGTTATTTATCCTCTATACCAGTGGTTCCACCGGCAAACCGAAAGGAGTCGTCCACACCACCGGCGGTTATAATCTCTACACCCATGTCACCAGCAAATGGATTTTTGACCTGAAAGACACCGATGTTTACTGGTGTACTGCCGATGTGGGTTGGATTACCGGCCATAGTTATATCGTTTACGGACCGCTTTCCAACGGTGCCACCACGGTAATGTATGAAGGGGTTCCCCGTCCCTCTAATTTAGGCTGTTTTTGGGATGTAATTGAGAAATATCGCGTTAATATCTTTTATACTGCCCCCACTGCTATCCGCGCTTTTATCAAAATGGGTGAAGATATCCCCAATAGCCGGGATTTATCCTCTTTGCGCTTACTGGGAACCGTGGGAGAACCGATTAACCCGGAAGCGTGGATGTGGTATCACCGAGTTATCGGTAAGGAAAAATGTCCGATTGTCGATACTTGGTGGCAAACGGAAACCGGGGGAATTATGATTACTCCCTTACCCGGGGCAATTGCCACCAAACCGGGGTCAGCAACCCTACCTTTCCCCGGTATTATGGCCGAAGTGGTGGACTTAGAGGGCAATCCCACCCAAGCGAATGAGGGGGGTTATCTGGTGGTCAAACATCCCTGGCCCGGTATGATGCGAACAGTCTATAAAAATCCCGATCGCTTCCGCAATACCTACTGGGAACATATCGCCCCCAAAGATGGCCAATATCTCTATTTTGCCGGGGATGGTAGTCGTCAGGACGAAGACGGTTATTTCTGGGTAATGGGGCGCGTCGATGACGTGATGAGCGTTTCTGGCCACCGTTTAGGGACAATGGAGATCGAATCAGCTTTAGTATCTCATCCCGCGGTAGCAGAGGCGGCTGTAGTGGGACGACCGGATGAAATTAAAGGGGAAGAAGTCTATGCTTTTGTGACTCTCGAGGGGCATTATGAAGCGAGTCCGGAGTTAGCGCAAGCATTAAAGGATCACGTTGTCAAGGAAATTGGCATTATTGCTCGACCGGGAGAAATCCGTTTTACCGATGTACTGCCAAAAACGCGATCGGGTAAAATTATGCGTCGTCTCTTGCGAACTTTAGCATCAGGTCAAGAGATTTCTGGTGATACTTCTACTCTAGAAGATCGATCGGTTTTGGATAAATTACGGCAAGGTGCCTAA
- a CDS encoding DUF1269 domain-containing protein, producing the protein MADLFVIAYEDEFKAEEVRLTLAKLQREHLIELEDAAVVVKNKDGEIKLKQAVNLTAAGAASGSFWGLLIGMLFLSPLLGAVLGAAGGALGGALSDIGVDDNFMRELGETMQPGTSALFVLVQKVTPDKVLDEVAPYGGKVLRTSLTKTDEAELQKILDQRGVKPEPV; encoded by the coding sequence ATGGCTGATCTATTTGTCATCGCCTATGAGGACGAATTTAAAGCAGAAGAAGTTCGTTTAACTTTGGCTAAACTGCAACGGGAACATCTCATCGAGCTAGAAGATGCCGCCGTAGTGGTTAAAAACAAAGATGGCGAGATTAAACTCAAGCAAGCGGTCAATTTAACGGCAGCGGGAGCCGCTAGTGGCAGTTTCTGGGGATTATTAATCGGAATGCTCTTTTTATCCCCTTTATTAGGGGCCGTCCTCGGTGCTGCTGGTGGCGCTTTGGGAGGTGCTTTAAGTGATATCGGTGTGGATGACAATTTTATGCGCGAATTGGGAGAAACCATGCAGCCAGGTACATCTGCTCTCTTTGTTCTCGTCCAAAAAGTTACCCCCGATAAGGTCCTCGATGAAGTGGCCCCCTACGGAGGTAAAGTATTACGCACTTCTTTGACCAAAACCGACGAAGCAGAATTACAGAAAATTCTCGACCAAAGAGGTGTTAAACCCGAACCCGTTTAG
- a CDS encoding CP12 domain-containing protein, which translates to MTMKAAEIMTTEVAKIKGSETVAKAVQLMREKNIRTLIVDRRHDEDAYGIITETDIVYKVVAFGQDPQKVRVYEVMSKPCIVINPDLGVEYVARLFANTGIRFAPVIKGDLLGVISVSDILHKGNAVEKPRSLDLEAEIIKARDIARAVCAEKGGNSPDCAAAWDIVEELQAELAHQRAKKPEKTYFEEYCQENPDAFEARIYDT; encoded by the coding sequence ATGACCATGAAAGCAGCTGAAATTATGACCACGGAGGTGGCCAAGATTAAAGGTTCTGAAACCGTCGCCAAAGCAGTACAATTGATGAGAGAAAAGAACATTAGAACTCTCATTGTCGATCGCCGTCACGATGAAGATGCTTACGGAATTATCACCGAAACCGATATTGTCTATAAAGTCGTCGCTTTCGGTCAAGATCCGCAAAAGGTGCGAGTCTATGAAGTGATGAGCAAACCCTGCATCGTGATTAATCCCGACCTCGGGGTTGAATATGTAGCTCGCTTATTTGCTAATACTGGTATTCGTTTCGCACCGGTAATTAAAGGTGATTTGCTCGGTGTTATCTCTGTTAGTGACATCCTCCATAAAGGTAACGCCGTCGAAAAGCCCCGCAGTCTTGATTTAGAAGCGGAGATTATCAAAGCTAGAGATATTGCCCGGGCAGTATGTGCTGAAAAAGGGGGAAATTCTCCCGATTGTGCTGCAGCTTGGGATATTGTTGAGGAATTACAGGCAGAATTGGCACACCAACGCGCTAAAAAACCGGAAAAAACCTATTTTGAGGAATACTGTCAAGAAAATCCCGATGCTTTTGAAGCGCGTATTTATGACACCTAA
- a CDS encoding glycosyltransferase family 4 protein, whose translation MRILVLAWEFPPRLVGGIARHVAELYPEIVKLGHEVHLITIEFGQAPSYELVEGIHIHRVPVPPGNDFFHWVVNMNNSMGQQGGKLIAEYGKFDLVHAHDWLVGDAAIALKHLFKIPLIATIHATEYGRYNGLHTDTQRYIAGKEGTLVYNAWRVIVCTGYMRHEVHRALGAPWDKIDVVYNGIRAEKKQRDPNFDYRAFRHQYAEDYEKIVYYVGRMTFEKGVSVLLNAAPKVLAQTGAKTKFVIIGGGNTDKLKQQAWHLGIWHHCYFTGFMSDENLDRFQTVADCAVFPSLYEPFGIVALESFAARVPVVVSDTCGFPEVVRHGQTGIVTRVNNPDSLAWGILEVLNHPEYAHELANNAYEDLEKRFHWANLARQTETVYGLVVQERQLVEWR comes from the coding sequence ATGAGGATTTTAGTCTTGGCGTGGGAATTTCCACCGCGATTAGTGGGCGGTATCGCCCGTCATGTCGCCGAACTCTATCCCGAAATCGTCAAACTCGGTCATGAAGTCCATTTAATCACGATCGAATTCGGTCAGGCCCCCAGTTATGAACTGGTGGAAGGTATTCACATCCACCGCGTCCCCGTACCCCCTGGCAATGACTTTTTCCATTGGGTGGTCAACATGAATAACAGCATGGGGCAACAGGGCGGCAAACTAATCGCCGAATACGGAAAATTTGACCTTGTTCATGCCCACGATTGGTTAGTAGGGGATGCAGCCATCGCCTTGAAACATCTCTTTAAAATACCCCTGATTGCCACGATTCACGCCACGGAATACGGACGTTATAACGGACTGCACACCGACACCCAACGCTATATCGCCGGCAAAGAGGGAACCCTCGTCTATAATGCTTGGCGCGTCATCGTCTGTACCGGCTATATGCGTCATGAAGTCCATCGGGCCTTGGGCGCACCCTGGGATAAAATCGATGTGGTTTATAACGGTATTCGGGCCGAGAAAAAGCAAAGAGACCCTAACTTTGATTACCGAGCTTTTCGTCATCAATATGCCGAAGATTACGAAAAAATCGTCTATTACGTCGGGCGCATGACCTTTGAAAAGGGGGTTTCGGTGTTACTCAACGCTGCCCCAAAAGTCCTCGCCCAGACTGGGGCTAAAACTAAATTTGTCATTATCGGTGGCGGCAATACCGACAAACTCAAACAACAGGCCTGGCATCTCGGTATCTGGCATCATTGTTATTTTACGGGCTTTATGTCCGATGAAAACCTCGATCGCTTCCAAACCGTGGCCGATTGTGCCGTTTTTCCCAGTCTTTACGAACCTTTTGGCATTGTCGCCCTGGAAAGTTTCGCCGCTAGGGTTCCCGTGGTAGTTTCCGATACCTGCGGTTTTCCCGAAGTTGTCCGTCATGGCCAAACGGGAATTGTCACCCGCGTCAATAATCCTGATTCCCTCGCTTGGGGCATTTTAGAGGTTTTAAATCATCCTGAATACGCCCACGAATTAGCTAATAACGCCTACGAAGACCTAGAAAAACGCTTTCATTGGGCGAATTTAGCCCGTCAAACCGAAACAGTATATGGTTTGGTTGTCCAAGAACGACAACTGGTAGAATGGCGTTAA
- the rimI gene encoding ribosomal protein S18-alanine N-acetyltransferase gives MPKIQIKTPKSAHLAAMVALDRTSLGGIWTLSGYERELNSPNSELLILTLDKKDETLIGLACFWAILEEAHITLLAIYPDYQRQGLGKLLLYKLLEKAVQRQLERATLEVRVSNQSAIALYEHFGFRIAGERKNYYPQTGESALIFWRNDLQTAAFREQLSKWRQEILSRLAQGEWQLEEETRAKIDTMGM, from the coding sequence ATGCCAAAAATACAGATTAAAACCCCAAAATCCGCACATCTTGCCGCCATGGTGGCACTCGATCGCACCAGTCTCGGCGGTATTTGGACCCTATCTGGTTATGAACGGGAATTAAACAGCCCCAACAGTGAATTATTAATTCTTACCCTGGACAAGAAGGACGAAACCCTAATCGGATTGGCTTGTTTTTGGGCAATTCTCGAAGAAGCACATATTACCCTCCTGGCAATTTATCCCGACTATCAAAGACAAGGATTAGGAAAACTGCTTCTCTACAAACTGCTTGAAAAGGCTGTACAAAGACAACTGGAAAGGGCTACGCTAGAGGTGAGGGTGTCGAACCAGTCAGCGATCGCACTCTACGAGCATTTTGGCTTCCGCATCGCTGGAGAGCGTAAAAATTATTATCCGCAAACTGGCGAATCAGCCCTAATTTTCTGGCGCAACGATCTACAAACGGCCGCTTTTCGGGAACAATTAAGCAAGTGGCGACAAGAAATCCTCTCAAGACTGGCGCAGGGAGAGTGGCAATTAGAGGAAGAAACCAGAGCCAAAATAGATACCATGGGGATGTAA
- a CDS encoding sodium-dependent bicarbonate transport family permease, with protein MDGSLILFNILNPPVLFFFLGMLAVFFKSDLEIPQPLPKLFSLYLLMAIGFKGGYELAESGINNQIALTLIASVVMACIVPIYTFFILKIKLDSANAAAIAAAYGSISAVTFITASSFLEKLHISYGGHMVAALALMESPAIVVGLILVRVFKEKNGEEEAFSWSKVLHEAFLNGSVFLLVGSVVVGMLTGEKGWEKLEPFTQEIFYGALTFFLLDMGLVAAKRIRELSKTGAFLIGFAVFIPVINAMVGILIAKVLGFEQGNALLFAVLCASASYIAVPAAMRMTVPEANPSLYVSMALALTFPFNIIIGIPLYLEMIKIIGCGV; from the coding sequence ATGGATGGCAGCTTAATCCTGTTCAATATTCTCAATCCGCCGGTTTTGTTCTTTTTCTTAGGAATGCTGGCAGTATTTTTTAAATCCGACCTAGAGATTCCCCAACCACTGCCTAAACTCTTTTCTCTCTATCTGTTGATGGCGATTGGTTTCAAGGGAGGTTATGAACTAGCGGAAAGTGGCATCAATAACCAAATCGCTTTAACTTTGATTGCCTCTGTGGTTATGGCTTGCATCGTTCCCATTTACACTTTCTTTATCCTGAAAATTAAACTCGATAGTGCCAATGCAGCAGCGATCGCCGCAGCCTATGGTTCCATTAGTGCCGTTACTTTCATCACCGCCAGTTCTTTTTTAGAAAAACTTCATATTTCCTATGGCGGTCATATGGTAGCGGCCTTAGCTTTAATGGAATCGCCGGCAATTGTAGTGGGTTTAATCCTGGTGCGAGTCTTTAAAGAGAAAAATGGCGAAGAAGAAGCGTTTTCTTGGTCAAAGGTTCTACATGAAGCCTTTTTAAATGGTTCGGTATTTCTCTTAGTCGGTAGTGTTGTTGTTGGTATGCTCACAGGGGAAAAAGGCTGGGAAAAATTAGAACCTTTCACCCAAGAGATTTTTTATGGTGCTTTAACTTTCTTTCTCCTGGATATGGGATTAGTGGCGGCGAAAAGAATCCGAGAATTAAGCAAAACTGGTGCTTTTCTCATCGGTTTTGCGGTATTCATTCCCGTCATCAATGCTATGGTGGGGATTCTCATCGCTAAGGTTCTCGGATTTGAACAGGGCAATGCTTTATTATTCGCTGTTTTGTGTGCCAGTGCCTCTTATATTGCTGTTCCTGCGGCCATGAGAATGACTGTTCCCGAAGCGAATCCTAGTTTATACGTTTCTATGGCCTTGGCTTTAACTTTTCCCTTCAATATCATCATCGGTATTCCTCTGTACCTAGAGATGATTAAAATCATTGGCTGTGGAGTCTAA
- a CDS encoding P-II family nitrogen regulator produces MLESPHPSLQTVKKVDIIVSHAFLEETLSVLDVVGVSGYTVFGSTSGKGDRGLSCDDLDCDYSGNYIMTVCNSDEQLGRLIDKIQPFLKKAGGIFVVTTGQWLSH; encoded by the coding sequence ATGCTTGAATCCCCGCATCCTTCCCTACAAACTGTCAAAAAAGTGGACATAATTGTTAGTCATGCTTTTCTGGAAGAAACCTTAAGCGTTCTTGATGTTGTCGGAGTTTCCGGTTATACCGTCTTTGGCAGTACTTCGGGAAAAGGTGATCGAGGTTTATCCTGTGATGACTTGGATTGTGATTACAGTGGTAACTACATTATGACGGTTTGTAATAGTGACGAACAACTTGGTCGTCTGATCGATAAAATTCAGCCTTTTTTAAAAAAAGCCGGCGGAATTTTTGTGGTGACTACGGGCCAATGGCTAAGTCATTAG
- a CDS encoding DUF3172 domain-containing protein, which yields MNRRPRYTPPRSRDRDYDRSYGDDSRSSSPGGLLAKLNYAMIALIGGIFVLGVGLGLVFSSTANFSPENVASREVIDRSAPNAELCVQFGASAIVTDLRVYVTLNPFNVFVTQPVMQPGCVLRRNNWSILEQQKLVDGQQVQSCKNRMNTFGYTGPLEGKPKIDCIFQNEAGGNLFVNPAGAVGPRPDTDKF from the coding sequence ATGAATAGAAGACCTCGTTATACTCCTCCCCGATCGCGTGATCGTGATTATGACCGCTCCTATGGCGATGACTCTCGCAGTTCGTCCCCCGGAGGCCTATTGGCAAAATTAAACTATGCCATGATCGCCCTGATTGGCGGTATTTTTGTACTAGGGGTGGGTCTCGGTCTGGTATTCAGTTCTACCGCTAATTTTAGCCCCGAAAACGTCGCTTCCCGGGAAGTAATTGATCGCAGCGCCCCCAATGCGGAATTATGTGTGCAATTTGGGGCCAGCGCCATTGTCACCGATTTGCGGGTTTATGTCACCCTTAACCCCTTTAATGTTTTTGTCACCCAACCGGTTATGCAACCCGGTTGCGTTTTGCGACGCAATAACTGGTCAATTTTAGAACAACAAAAATTAGTCGATGGACAGCAGGTACAAAGTTGTAAAAACCGGATGAATACCTTTGGTTATACAGGTCCCTTGGAAGGCAAACCGAAAATCGATTGTATCTTCCAAAATGAAGCTGGGGGCAATCTTTTTGTTAATCCCGCCGGCGCTGTTGGTCCCAGACCAGATACAGATAAATTCTAA
- a CDS encoding ArsB/NhaD family transporter — protein sequence MLESLPMWIAAMTFIAVIVVIMFEWLHITVAALLGALILVFTHIMTLQEAVGYISRSYATLALFFGVMVLVRAFEPTKIFDYLAAQMVFLAKGQGKLLLIGIVAITTPICAVLPNATTVMLLAPLIPPLAQDIGVDFVPLLILMVFVANSSGLLTIVGDPATYIVGDSINITFMEYLQRLSLGGALAVITILVMLPWLFPKIWRTKFEHLEELPHPKINHPRVLALGGIIVFLVLFLFVVGESFPVPISPAAVALMGATLALLLAQQSKIDTVHNILRDVDWSTLLFFMSIFVLIGGLEKTGVVNSLSGFLAIILGKNIFLGSLVLLFFVGFISSVVPNIPLVVAMVPLLKQYLVNVNLVGTEVLSPDYAGSFPPEVLPLFYAMMYGATLGGNGTLVGASSNIVAAGIAEQHGGKITFHTFLRYGLPVMFTQLVVSAMYMLIFFV from the coding sequence ATGCTGGAATCTTTACCAATGTGGATTGCTGCGATGACTTTTATTGCAGTCATTGTGGTGATTATGTTCGAGTGGCTTCATATTACCGTAGCGGCTTTACTGGGGGCTTTAATCTTAGTTTTTACCCATATCATGACTCTCCAGGAGGCGGTGGGTTATATCAGTCGCAGTTATGCCACTCTCGCCCTATTTTTTGGGGTAATGGTGTTAGTGAGAGCCTTTGAACCAACGAAAATTTTTGATTATTTAGCGGCACAAATGGTGTTTTTAGCGAAGGGACAGGGCAAATTATTATTAATAGGAATTGTCGCCATTACTACCCCAATCTGTGCGGTATTACCCAACGCTACCACGGTGATGTTATTAGCCCCGCTGATTCCCCCCTTAGCTCAAGATATCGGTGTGGATTTTGTGCCGCTCTTAATCCTGATGGTTTTCGTAGCCAACAGTTCCGGATTATTAACGATTGTTGGTGATCCCGCTACTTATATCGTCGGTGATTCTATTAATATCACCTTCATGGAATACCTACAGCGCTTGAGTTTAGGTGGTGCCTTGGCAGTAATTACCATTCTGGTTATGTTACCTTGGTTATTCCCGAAAATCTGGCGGACAAAATTCGAGCATTTAGAAGAATTACCCCATCCGAAAATTAATCATCCTCGCGTCTTAGCTCTGGGGGGAATTATCGTCTTTTTAGTCTTATTTTTATTCGTCGTCGGTGAATCTTTTCCCGTACCCATTTCTCCCGCTGCCGTTGCTTTGATGGGGGCAACTTTAGCCCTACTTTTAGCCCAGCAATCGAAAATCGATACGGTGCATAATATTCTCCGGGATGTGGACTGGAGTACCCTATTATTTTTTATGTCGATTTTTGTCCTAATTGGCGGCTTAGAAAAAACTGGTGTAGTTAATAGTTTATCGGGATTTCTGGCGATAATTTTAGGCAAAAATATCTTTTTAGGTTCTCTAGTCTTGCTGTTTTTTGTCGGTTTTATTTCCAGTGTAGTTCCGAATATTCCCCTAGTGGTGGCCATGGTTCCACTACTGAAACAGTACCTTGTTAATGTTAATTTAGTCGGGACAGAGGTTCTTTCTCCCGATTATGCCGGTTCCTTTCCCCCCGAAGTTTTACCGCTTTTCTACGCGATGATGTATGGGGCCACCCTAGGGGGTAATGGTACTTTAGTGGGGGCTTCTTCTAATATTGTCGCCGCCGGCATCGCTGAACAACACGGGGGCAAAATTACCTTTCATACCTTTCTGCGCTACGGTTTACCAGTGATGTTTACTCAGTTAGTCGTCTCGGCAATGTATATGTTAATTTTCTTTGTCTAG